The following nucleotide sequence is from uncultured Draconibacterium sp..
TTCATAAAATCAGCCAATAGCGGCTTGCAGGCATGATCGAAAAGATAACAACCGTATTCTGCAGTATCCGAAATTGTACGGTTCATCTCAAACAGCTTTTTGCGTGCAATTGTGTTGGCAATCAGCGGAGTTTCATGTAACGACTCGTAATAAGCCGATTCTTCTTTAATTCCTGATTCTGTCATTACTTCAAATGCCAGTTCAACACCCGATTTCACAAAAGCCACCATTAATGTTCCGTTATCGAAATACTCTTGCTCGCTAATCTCAACGTCGCCAGCCGGAGTTTTTTCAAAAGCAGTTTCTCCTGTTGCTGCACGCCATCCCAACAAGTTTTTATCATCGTTCGCCCAGTCTTCCATCATGGTCGACGAGAATTCTCCTGACATGATATCATCCATATGTTTTTCGAACAACGGACGCATAATCTCTTTCAGTTCTTCTGAAAGTTTGTAAGCTTCAATTTTTGCAGGATTCGACAAGCGATCCATCATATTAGTGATTCCGCCAAGTTTCAATGCTTCGGTAATTGTTTCCCAACCGTATTGAACCAATTTTGATGCGTAACCTGCATCAATCCCTTTTTCAACCATTTTATCAAAACTCAGGATAGAACCGGTTTGCAGTAAACCACAAAGAATAGTTTGCTCACCCATCAAGTCTGATTTTACTTCGGCAACAAACGACGAAAGTAAAACACCGGCTTTATGACCACCTGTACCAACTGCATAAGCTTTTGCAATTTCCAAACCATCGCCGTTAGGATCGTTTTCGCGGTGAACTGCAATTAAAGTAGGTACACCAAATCCGCGTACATACTCAGCACGTACTTCTGAACCAGGAGATTTTGGAGCCACCATTATTACAGTAATATCATCGCGAATCTGCATTCCTTCTTCAACGATATTAAAACCATGTGAGTAGGCCAGACAGGCACCTTTTTTCATCAAAGGCACTACTTTATTAACTACCGGTGTGTGTTGTTTATCCGGAGTAAGATTCAATACCAAATCAGCCTTTGGTACCAATTCTTCGAAAGTACCTACTTCAAAACCATTTTCGGTAGCGTTTACAAACGATGCACGTTTCTCATCAATTGCCGTCTGACGCAAGGCGTAAGCTACGTTCAATCCGCTGTCGCGCAGGTTTAAGCCCTGGTTTAATCCCTGAGCACCGCAGCCCAATACTACAATTTGTTTTCCTTTTAGTTTTTCAACTCCGTCTGCAAATTCCGACTCATCCATAAAGTCGCATTTTCCCAACTGGTCTAACTGAAGACGAAGCGGCAATGTATTGAAATAATTTTCCATGATATTTTATTTTACAATTAATAAACTTTAGAGCTACTGCATTTCTCATCTCGTACCCAAATGCATAAAGCTGAATACAAAGCAACAAAATTTCTGTAAGCCTGAAATGTAAAATTACATGAATTTTAGGTAATTTTCATGGATTTGGGTTTTAACCCTGTTTAATGCACTAAAATTACACCACTAATTTTCAACAGTTTAAACACCATCAAGAATATGGAATTTTACCACTATTAGAGCGATTGCGATCGAAACTGCAGTGGCGACAAGCCAACTTCGCGCTTAAAAAATTTAGCAAAATAACTTTGATCCGGAAAGTTCATTTTTGTGGCAATTTCGGAAACGCCGAGATTGGTATGCACCAACAGGCGTTTGATTTCGATAATCTGTTTCGATTTAATAATCTGCGATGATGTTTTCCCTGTAAGTTGATTTACCGTTT
It contains:
- the ilvC gene encoding ketol-acid reductoisomerase; the protein is MENYFNTLPLRLQLDQLGKCDFMDESEFADGVEKLKGKQIVVLGCGAQGLNQGLNLRDSGLNVAYALRQTAIDEKRASFVNATENGFEVGTFEELVPKADLVLNLTPDKQHTPVVNKVVPLMKKGACLAYSHGFNIVEEGMQIRDDITVIMVAPKSPGSEVRAEYVRGFGVPTLIAVHRENDPNGDGLEIAKAYAVGTGGHKAGVLLSSFVAEVKSDLMGEQTILCGLLQTGSILSFDKMVEKGIDAGYASKLVQYGWETITEALKLGGITNMMDRLSNPAKIEAYKLSEELKEIMRPLFEKHMDDIMSGEFSSTMMEDWANDDKNLLGWRAATGETAFEKTPAGDVEISEQEYFDNGTLMVAFVKSGVELAFEVMTESGIKEESAYYESLHETPLIANTIARKKLFEMNRTISDTAEYGCYLFDHACKPLLADFMKKVDTNIIGKNFNEGKDGHVDNKELIDINDEIRYHDVEIIGAELREAMESMKAII